A portion of the Pseudomonas koreensis genome contains these proteins:
- a CDS encoding sugar phosphate isomerase/epimerase family protein yields MNKPAVSISLSSYGAELVRQRGQDSFIDILAAAGANRIEWREELLTREDPAQLAQATQAQGLQSIYSSPTELWLAGQAQPNPELITALQQAQVFGSKWLKVSLGYFTDNSDLQALAELLKPSPVQLLVENDQTLHGGRIEPFQRFFAAVEQHNLPIKMTFDIGNWHWQDQSAASAARALGRHVGYVHCKAVARRADGKLVAVPPAISDLHLWEQLLRHMDQGVMRAAEYPLQGDDLVQLTREHVAALARLGQSRLEPAHV; encoded by the coding sequence ATGAATAAACCAGCCGTTTCCATCAGTCTGTCCAGCTACGGCGCCGAGCTTGTGCGCCAGCGTGGCCAGGATTCCTTCATCGATATTCTCGCGGCGGCCGGGGCCAATCGCATCGAGTGGCGCGAAGAGCTGCTGACCCGTGAAGACCCGGCGCAACTGGCTCAGGCTACCCAGGCGCAGGGCCTGCAAAGCATTTATTCCTCACCCACCGAACTTTGGCTCGCAGGGCAAGCGCAGCCCAATCCCGAATTGATTACCGCGCTGCAACAGGCCCAGGTGTTCGGTTCGAAGTGGCTGAAAGTGTCGCTCGGCTATTTCACTGACAACTCTGACTTGCAGGCACTGGCCGAGCTACTCAAGCCCAGCCCGGTGCAGTTGCTGGTGGAAAACGACCAGACCCTGCATGGCGGTCGCATCGAGCCGTTTCAGCGTTTCTTCGCCGCCGTCGAGCAGCACAACCTGCCGATCAAGATGACTTTCGATATCGGCAACTGGCATTGGCAAGACCAGTCTGCCGCCAGCGCTGCACGTGCGCTCGGCCGTCATGTCGGTTATGTGCATTGCAAAGCCGTGGCTCGCCGCGCCGACGGCAAACTGGTCGCCGTACCACCAGCCATCAGCGACCTGCATCTGTGGGAACAACTGCTGCGGCACATGGACCAAGGCGTTATGCGCGCCGCCGAATACCCGTTGCAAGGCGATGACCTGGTGCAACTGACCCGCGAACACGTCGCCGCCCTCGCCCGCCTTGGTCAATCGCGCCTGGAGCCAGCTCATGTCTGA
- a CDS encoding DUF1345 domain-containing protein, giving the protein MRFLARTHPRLSAAALLGLATGVLVPADSIVSKILIGWNVGVWTYLVLMFWLTVRAKATDVQRIAEVEDENASLVLFVVCIAALASLATITFELAGSKDLDSTHKLMHYAFTAFTVIGSWLLIGVIFCVHYARLFYTWDGKEPALRFAEGLTTPNYWDFLYFSFTVGVAVQTSDVGVATRGVRKIVLAQSLIGFVFNTAILGFSINIAAGLFG; this is encoded by the coding sequence ATGCGCTTCCTCGCCCGCACCCACCCTCGCCTCTCCGCCGCCGCTCTGCTCGGACTCGCCACCGGCGTGCTGGTCCCCGCCGATTCGATCGTCAGCAAAATCCTCATCGGCTGGAACGTCGGTGTCTGGACTTATCTGGTCCTGATGTTCTGGCTGACCGTGCGCGCCAAAGCAACGGACGTCCAACGCATCGCTGAAGTCGAAGATGAAAATGCCAGCCTGGTGCTGTTCGTGGTGTGCATTGCCGCGCTGGCGAGCCTGGCCACCATCACCTTCGAACTGGCCGGCAGCAAGGATCTGGATAGCACCCACAAACTGATGCATTACGCTTTCACAGCATTCACGGTCATTGGCTCATGGCTGCTGATCGGGGTGATTTTCTGCGTGCACTACGCAAGATTGTTTTACACCTGGGATGGCAAGGAGCCGGCGCTGCGTTTCGCCGAAGGACTGACCACCCCCAATTATTGGGATTTTCTGTACTTCTCGTTCACCGTCGGCGTCGCTGTGCAAACTTCGGATGTGGGCGTAGCGACTCGGGGCGTGCGCAAAATCGTTTTGGCGCAGTCGCTGATTGGTTTTGTGTTCAACACTGCGATTCTGGGTTTTTCGATCAATATTGCCGCCGGCTTATTCGGGTAG
- a CDS encoding LacI family DNA-binding transcriptional regulator, with translation MNDFSAAQRSRVTMLDVAERAGVSKASVSRFIGDDRTLLSDAIALRIEQAISELGYRPNQMARGLKRGRTRLIGMLVADIRNPYSIAVMHGVETACRAHGYSLVVCNTDRDDEQERQHLALLRSYNIEGLIVNTLGHHRDELHELRREMPLVLVDRKVDGLDSDMVGLNNPLAIEMALAHLELRGYRDLVMVTEPFDGTSSRIERVSSFKAQIAQRSGLAGAVLETGDALNAQLQTFLNTSGKGPKALFCANGVAALAATSALRVLDVRLFEDVGLIALDDLDWYLLVGSGITALAQPTQEIGARAFDCLLKRLHGDDEVARIVDFAPVLIERGSTREVGGV, from the coding sequence GTGAACGACTTTTCCGCCGCCCAGCGCAGCCGCGTCACCATGCTTGATGTTGCCGAACGCGCAGGCGTGTCCAAGGCCAGCGTGTCGCGTTTCATCGGTGATGACCGCACCCTGCTGTCTGACGCCATTGCCTTGCGCATCGAACAAGCCATCAGCGAACTGGGCTACCGCCCCAACCAAATGGCCCGTGGCCTGAAACGCGGGCGTACGCGCCTGATCGGCATGCTTGTCGCCGATATCCGTAACCCTTATTCAATTGCCGTGATGCACGGGGTGGAAACCGCCTGCCGTGCGCACGGCTACAGCCTGGTGGTGTGCAACACCGACCGCGATGACGAGCAGGAGCGCCAGCATCTGGCGCTGTTGCGCTCGTACAACATCGAAGGGCTGATCGTGAACACGCTGGGCCATCACCGTGACGAATTGCATGAGCTGCGCCGCGAGATGCCACTGGTGCTGGTCGATCGCAAGGTCGATGGGCTCGACAGCGACATGGTCGGCTTGAACAACCCGCTGGCGATAGAGATGGCGCTCGCGCATCTGGAGCTGCGCGGTTATCGGGATCTGGTGATGGTCACGGAACCGTTTGACGGCACCAGTTCGCGGATCGAGCGGGTCAGCAGTTTCAAGGCGCAGATTGCTCAGCGCTCGGGATTGGCCGGTGCGGTGCTGGAAACCGGCGACGCTCTGAACGCGCAACTTCAAACATTTTTAAACACATCCGGCAAGGGCCCGAAAGCGCTCTTTTGCGCCAATGGTGTGGCGGCGTTGGCGGCCACATCGGCATTGCGAGTATTGGATGTTCGGTTGTTCGAGGATGTCGGGCTGATTGCGCTGGATGATCTGGATTGGTATCTGTTGGTGGGCAGCGGGATTACCGCGCTGGCTCAGCCGACACAAGAGATAGGCGCGCGGGCGTTCGACTGTTTGCTCAAGCGCTTGCACGGTGATGATGAGGTGGCGCGAATTGTGGATTTTGCGCCGGTGCTTATTGAGCGTGGGTCGACCCGTGAGGTTGGCGGTGTCTGA